A genome region from Columba livia isolate bColLiv1 breed racing homer chromosome 2, bColLiv1.pat.W.v2, whole genome shotgun sequence includes the following:
- the CDC25A gene encoding M-phase inducer phosphatase 1 has product MDRAPGGSRRRRLLLLSPASPASPAVVKSLFPADLSPVSDLRLTMEQLGRGQRENAEQDLENKNTNGLQRTVSSESTDSGCALDSPGPAASDDIMEETFEKAILESSRLNLRMPFRRIHSLPQSLLGSSPALKRNHSDSLHGDASQLLEQEENKENESFEFKKPTKPASRSSVHVRDKGAPGPRHNSSPAPVSPMGENSRPAFLPQCSLPSSESEDDDGFLELLDEQDLKNDEEVPSDVSSLWTAPLVMRRTDNRAKRCRLFGSSSVPSAVGRTTQKRMERSQEEDSPGKSKKRKSLPGVPAEDSTSLKMVKTQSCTAEIESILDSDQRDLIGDFSKGYLFHTVDGKHQDLKYIDSEMIVSVLTGKFASFIKECVIIDCRYPYEYEGGHIKGAVNLHMEEDVEEFLLKKPIQPSENKRVIIVFHCEFSSERGPRMCRFVRERDRLGNEYPNLHYPELYVLKGGYKDFFSRCRSFCEPQSYRPMHHEDFKEDLKRFRTKSRTWAGEKSKRELYSRLKKL; this is encoded by the exons TCAGCGTGAGAATGCCGAGCAAGACCTGGAAAACAAGAATACAAATGGTTTACAAAGAACAGTGTCGTCGGAATCCACAGACTCAG GTTGTGCTTTGGATTCGCCGGGTCCCGCGGCCTCGGACGATATCATGGAGGAAAC GtttgagaaagcaattcttgaATCCAGCAGGCTCAA CCTGCGAATGCCTTTCAGAAGAATCCATTCACTGCCA CAAAGCCTCCTGGGGTCCAGCCCCGCTCTGAAGAGGAACCACTCCGACTCGCTGCACGGGGACGCTTCTCAGCTCTTGGAGCaagaggagaacaaggagaac GAATCGTTTGAGTTTAAGAAGCCAACCAAACCAGCTTCCCGCAGCTCCGTGCATGTCCGTGACAAAGGTGCTCCTGGGCCACGGCACAATTCATCTCCAGCTCCCGTG TCTCCCATGGGGGAGAACTCCAGGCCAGCCTTCCTGCCGCAGTGCTCTCTGCCTTCCTCCGAAAGCGAAGATGACGATGGGTTCCTGGAGCTGTTAGACGAGCAAGATTTGAAG AACGACGAGGAGGTGCCATCCGACGTGTCGAGCCTCTGGACCGCGCCGCTGGTCATGAGGAGGACGGACAATCGG GCCAAACGCTGCCGGCTGTTCGGCTCTTCGTCTGTGCCGAGCGCCGTGGGAAGAACCACCCAGAAGAGGATGGAGAGGTCCCAGGAGGAGGATTCGCCGGGGAAgagcaagaagaggaaaagccTGCCCGGGGTGCCCGCCGAGGATTCAACG AGTCTGAAAATGGTGAAGACGCAATCCTGCACCGCAGAGATCGAAAGCATTTTGGACAGTGACCAGAGAGACCTGATTGGGGACTTCTCAAAG GGTTATTTATTCCACACTGTCGACGGGAAACATcaagatttaaaatatatcGACTCGGAAATG ATTGTGTCTGTGCTGACGGGGAAGTTCGCGAGCTTCATCAAGGAGTGTGTGATCATCGACTGCAGATACCCGTACGAGTACGAGGGAGGACACATCAAG GGCGCGGTGAACCTGCACATGGAGGAGGACGTGGAGGAGTTCCTGCTCAAGAAACCCATCCAGCCCTCGGAGAACAAACGCGTGATCATCGTGTTCCACTGCGAGTTTTCCTCCGAGCGGGGCCCTCGCAT GTGCCGCTTTGTGCGGGAGCGGGACCGGCTGGGTAACGAGTACCCCAACCTGCACTACCCCGAGCTCTACGTGCTGAAGGGCGGCTACAAGGACTTCTTCTCCCGGTGCCGC AGCTTCTGCGAGCCCCAGAGCTACCGCCCCATGCACCACGAGGACTTCAAGGAAGACTTGAAACGGTTCCGCACCAAAAGCCGGACGTGGGCCGGCGAGAAGAGCAAACGGGAGCTGTACAGCCGCCTCAAGAAGCTCTGA